One Brassica napus cultivar Da-Ae chromosome A1, Da-Ae, whole genome shotgun sequence genomic region harbors:
- the LOC106398509 gene encoding uncharacterized protein LOC106398509: MGRLIDITGELGISYLGVSKSATLAEATATTAGTFGDVDRDDTPTCDDFEPYFSATKTWNYLRIKKTKLPWHSIVWFPQAIPRQSFMVWLAFKDRLSTGTRMKEWGMEQCCVYCREKDESRDHLFFACPYTFTVWMNVAEKLLGPEITPDWEDTVTSLLRQNRNRLDAILLRLVFQTAIYVLWKERNSRRHGGVCAPVDTTTKAIGNIVKKRISSLKYMGNHKLRGLLVKWFTMYTY; encoded by the exons ATGGGCAGATTGATTGATATAACAGGAGAACTGGGCATAAGCTACCTTGGAGTGAGCAAATCCGCAACGCTCGCTGAAGCAACCGCGACGACAGCTGGAACATTCGGAGATGTGGACAGAGACGATACCCCCACCTGT GATGATTTCGAACCATACTTCTCAGCTACCAAGACTTGGAACTACCTGCGAATTAAAAAGACAAAGCTTCCCTGGCATAGTATTGTGTGGTTCCCTCAGGCTATACCCCGACAATCCTTCATGGTATGGTTAGCTTTCAAGGACAGATTATCAACAGGCACTAGAATGAAAGAATGGGGAATGGAGCAATGTTGTGTCTACTGCAGAGAGAAGGATGAAAGCAGAGATCATTTATTTTTCGCTTGCCCATATACCTTCACAGTATGGATGAATGTTGCAGAGAAATTACTTGGTCCAGAGATAACCCCGGACTGGGAAGATACAGTCACCTCCCTGTTACGCCAGAACAGGAACAGACTCGATGCTATACTCCTCCGCTTAGTGTTCCAGACAGCCATTTATGTGCTGTGGAAGGAGAGGAACTCAAGACGGCATGGAGGTGTGTGCGCACCTGTCGATACAACTACTAAGGCCATTGGGAATATAGTCAAGAAGCGCATCTCATCATTGAAGTATATGGGAAACCATAAGCTGAGGGGGCTACTAGTGAAATGGTTTACTATGTACACATATTAG